CGGCTCCAACACCGTGCCCCGGGAAACCTCCCTAGAACGCCTGCGTGGCCTGGAGGGACAGCGGATGAAAGCCCTCTACAAACTCCTGGCCCAGCAACACCGCATCGGCCGGTTCAAACGCGTCTACGATCCCTCGTCCTGGGACCAGCAAGACCCCGTCAACCTCGCCCTGTCCGCCGCCAACACCTGCCTCTACGGCATCGTCCACGCAGCGATCACCTCCATGGGCTGTTCACCAGGCCTCGGCTTCGTACACAGCGGAAAACAACAGTCCTTCGTCTATGACATCGCAGACCTCTACAAAGCCGAACTCACCATCCCGCTCGCCTTCACCCTCCACGACACACCCCACCCGGAGCAGGCGGCCCGCCGCCGCTTCCGCGAGGGCCTACGCCTGTTCCGGCTGATGCCCCGCATCGTCTCCGACATCCAGCGGCTCCTTGAACCCGACTCCGCCGCGCAAGAGCCAGAGGACTTCGAGGACGAAGTGGTGGACCTGTGGGACCCGGTAACGGGAGCCGTGCCCGGCGGCGTCAACTACGCCGGCGCACGCGAAGAACCCGGCGCGGCAGGCCGGTGACCCATGCCGTCAATGATCACCCTGTCCGTCACAGCCGTCCCCGACCACTTGCGAGGAGCACTGACACGCTGGCTACTGGAAGTCACA
This portion of the Streptomyces sp. 2114.4 genome encodes:
- the cas1e gene encoding type I-E CRISPR-associated endonuclease Cas1e, producing MLPRTADSLSFLYLDIVRVQQDDTGVCAVVTTEQRGAELVYLPTAALSCVLLGPGTSITARAMATLARHGTTVVTTGAGGVRTYSATVPGSLNTRWLERQARAWADDDERLAVARRMYEHRFGSNTVPRETSLERLRGLEGQRMKALYKLLAQQHRIGRFKRVYDPSSWDQQDPVNLALSAANTCLYGIVHAAITSMGCSPGLGFVHSGKQQSFVYDIADLYKAELTIPLAFTLHDTPHPEQAARRRFREGLRLFRLMPRIVSDIQRLLEPDSAAQEPEDFEDEVVDLWDPVTGAVPGGVNYAGAREEPGAAGR